The following are encoded together in the Neofelis nebulosa isolate mNeoNeb1 chromosome 9, mNeoNeb1.pri, whole genome shotgun sequence genome:
- the LOC131485343 gene encoding small ribosomal subunit protein mS31-like has product MFPRVSAIIPLRLLSPFPLCPGGSEAPAAAIVRLGAPHGTVRTKNEVHRYFGTNNVICNKKDEQSAPTRDISKETETQESVKENTKKDLLGIIKGMRVELSTAKVQTTRPPNRRQLKSIEATTGRLHKVPEDAPKKRTKSLGPELVAAAAAVADVLPFDKQMTKSELLRQLQQHEEVSKAQKDGERAKISVSNIISDMKIAKSSTARVSTRPVHQIQFDEGSNDYVGQKKTNDLKKSLRKNILKGKRLNIFDLKAVTEEAPETETAPSLWDVEFAKQLAEVNEQPLQNGFEEMIQWTKEGKLWEFPINNEAGFDDDGSEFHEHVFLDKYLEDFPKQGPIRHFMELVTCGLSKNPYLSVKQKVEHIEWFRNYFNEKQDILKESGIQFN; this is encoded by the coding sequence ATGTTTCCAAGAGTCTCCGCGATCATACCTCTTCgcctcctctcccctttccctttaTGCCCTGGAGGCTCAGAGGCACCGGCAGCTGCGATTGTGCGACTCGGTGCTCCGCACGGAACGGTCAGGACAAAAAATGAAGTCCACCGATATTTTGGCACGAACAACGTGATCTGTAACAAGAAAGATGAGCAGTCTGCTCCAACACGTGATATTTCCAAGGAAACAGAGACCCAAGAGAGTGTGAAGGAGAACACAAAAAAAGACTTGTTAGGTATTATTAAGGGCATGCGAGTTGAATTAAGCACAGCCAAAGTACAAACAACAAGGCCACCCAATAGAAGACAACTTAAGAGTATAGAAGCTACAACTGGCAGGCTTCACAAAGTTCCGGAAGATGCCCCAAAAAAGAGAACCAAGTCCCTGGGTCCTGAGTTGGTAGCAGCCGCAGCTGCTGTTGCAGATGTTCTCCCGTTCGATAAGCAGATGACCAAGTCAGAGCTGCTCAGGCAGCTCCAGCAGCACGAGGAAGTCTCAAAGGCACAGAAGGATGGAGAAAGAGCTAAAATTAGTGTCAGTAACATAATATCAGATATGAAAATTGCCAAATCTTCCACAGCTAGAGTTAGTACAAGACCAGTGCATCAAATTCAGTTTGATGAAGGATCTAACGATTACGTGGGCCAGAAGAAGACCAATGATCTTAAAAAAAGCCTTAGGAAAAATATACTCAAGGGGAAGAGACTTAATATTTTTGACCTTAAGGCCGTTACTGAAGAGGCACCCGAAACAGAGACAGCACCTTCACTTTGGGATGTGGAATTTGCTAAGCAGTTAGCTGAGGTAAATGAACAGCCCCTTCAGAATGGTTTTGAAGAGATGATCCAGTGGACCAAAGAGGGGAAACTGTGGGAGTTTCCGATTAACAACGAAGCAGGTTTTGATGATGATGGTTCAGAATTTCATGAACATGTATTTCTGGATAAATATCTGGAAGATTTTCCAAAACAAGGACCAATTCGCCACTTCATGGAGCTGGTGACCTGTGGCCTTTCCAAAAATCCATATCTGAGTGTTAAACAGAAGGTTGAACATATAGAGtggtttagaaattattttaatgaaaaacaagac